From the genome of Nicotiana sylvestris chromosome 2, ASM39365v2, whole genome shotgun sequence, one region includes:
- the LOC138885652 gene encoding uncharacterized protein → MAYDVKVWRVIKKGNYPLPAAAQPLADPEDGRNLLYNAISGEEYEKISSCDTTKEMWDKLEVTYEGTSKIKETHINMLVHDYELFQMKEEESIEEMFARFSKIISDLKAFGKPYSSGDQVRKIIRSLPTTWKTKVVTLESQDLNKLSYDELRGELIYFEKTHLKKKNQEEKKKTVAFKATTEIAKNDIDDDPKALKEEIAMVSRNMDSLMRRFRNMRRGRISPRRSRKYNEQDKNDGKYYECGRFGHVQVKCPDLRRKISRGFNKNKSFGRWSDEDSSKHEEIANLCFMTILENDMNKHSGC, encoded by the exons ATGGCTTATGATGTTAAAGTCTGGAGAGTTATCAAAAAGGGGAACTATCCCCTGCCAGCTGCCGCTCAACCACTTGCTGATCCTGAAGAT GGGAGAAATTTGCTCTACAATGCTATAAGTGGTGAAGAGTATGAGAAAATTTCTAGTTGTGATACAACCAAAGAGATGTGGGATAAGCTTGAAGTTACATACGAAGGAACCAGCAAAATAAAGGAAACACATATCAACATGTTGGTTCATGATTATGAGCTCTTTCAGATGAAAGAAGAAGAATCTATTGAAGAGATGTTTGCCAGATTCAGCAAAATTATTAGCGATCTAAAAGCTTTTGGAAAACCATACTCAAGTGGTGATCAAGTTAGAAAGATTATTAGAAGCCTACCCACTACTTGGAAGACCAAAGTAGTCACACTTGAATCACAGGATCTAAACAAGCTATCATATGATGAACTTCGAGGAGAACTCATATATTTCGAGAAAACACATCTCAAGAAAAAAaaccaagaagaaaagaagaaaacagttGCATTCAAGGCCACAACTGAAATAGCTAAAAATGATATCGATGATGATCCTAAAGCTcttaaagaagaaattgccatggTGTCAAGAAACATGGATAGTTTAATGAGAAGATTCAGGAATATGAGAAGAGGTAGGATTTCACCTAGGAGATCCAGGAAATATAACGAACAAGATAAGAATGATGGAAAATACTATGAGTGTGGAAGATTTGGACATGTTCAAGTTAAGTGTCCAGATCTAAGAAGAAAAATCTCTAGGGGTTTCAACAAGAACAAATCATTTGGAAGATGGAGTGATGAAGACAGTTCAAAACACGAAGAAATAGCAAATCTTTGCTTTATGACAATTCTGGAAAACGACATGAACAAACATTCAGGATGCTAG